CACCGTTCCCTGTTCGTTGACTAAGGTGCAGAGGAGCGAACTTGAGCCCTGGTTTGTTGTTGAGGCTGTGTACCCATGGCTGGCTGCTGGGGTTCCCGTGAGCTCTGTGACCtggcagtctggctctgtgggagttcccgtgacctctgGCAGTCTGGCCTGTGGCAGTTCcctgacctctgtgacctgacagtctgtcaccggcgacctgtgtggctggaggggaagagtttctcgcacttgagcccagacttttagctgtttgaagtccagtaaaggttcaaagcgatctagcaggtctttgccgaTGAGGAGTGGGTAAGTGTCCATTGGTGAAATGTACACAGGATGTACTAGACTCATAGGACCAATCGTCAGGTGAATGGAAGCTACCTTGTCAAACCGGATGTCATTCTGGCTGTATGactgtacattcagttcacaagttTGAGGTGTAAGAGTTCGATCTTGTCTCTTAGCTTCAAATTGGAGTCTTTTGAAAAGTTGAGATGAGATCACTGTAAGGTCTGATCCTGTGTTGATCAGGGCTTCCATGCTCACTCCTTTTCCTAACGTGATGTTCAGGTGGAGTTTTCGGCCCACCCCCTTTTCGACAAGGTTGCCCAGGAATGTTGGCATCGGGGCAGGTGTGACGATCGATGGGTGGTTAGGACCGGTCTCGTGTAGCTCGCTGCGGAGGCAGGTagccaaaacagcattttctggTACCTTGGGATTGTTGTACCTGGTGTGAGGAACTGTGCTGTCTCGTTCAGGGTGTGCAGCTGTCAGCTGTGGAGCTTGGGTGATGCTGTCACCTTGTGATGTGACAGTTAGCTCTGTGGTCTGTGGATGACGAGCAGTGTTCGGGGTGCTTGGCTCAGTCAGATGGCAGTTAGACAGGGTGTTGGTTTCAGTTCTTATGCTTAGACATAAGATGTCTGGTGGTTCGTCTTTCTTGTCTTCCTTGCGAGTTTTCATGTaaagaagctctttcagcaccctcaggatctctgctgtctcagacgtggctgccctgtgtttttctgatgtgtgCTCAGGATTGAGCTTACCAGTGTCGTGTCGAGAGTGGTTCCACTGCCGGCTGTCGGGGCTTTGTGTCCTGGACGGTGGGGATCGGCTCTTTTTGGGTCGCCGGTCCCAGAATCTTTCATAGCGCTTGCTCTGGTGCTTTGGACGAGCACCACCACGATTATGTAGCCCTCTGCTGGCTTGGAACGGTCTTGACTCTCTGTAAAAAGGTCTGTGACTGTGGTGTTGTGGGGCGCCCTCTAGGGTCAACTCCGAGCAGTGCTCAGAGACAGAGTAGATTGTGGGgtttttcacagtcttttcagaAATAGTCTTTTGCTTGGTGTAAGCTTTGTGGGCTAAGTCCCATGACTCTTGTGTAGACATGCTACACGGACACGCTGAGACTCCGAGATGAAAACTCCAACTGGCATGTAGGTTTCGGAGGAACAGAGTTTTAAAGTTGACATCCTGTTCCATACCTGGTTCGTTGCGTGCTCCGAAGTAGGCTTTCCGTAGTTGACTGTAGAAAGTCTGTGGGTTTTCAAGTCGGCCCTGTTTGAGGTCCATAGCGTTAAGGAGCCCGTGGTCTGAGTCTGGATCAGAGAATTCAAGAATcaaagtttttctcagttgctggtagtccactttgacagtctctggttgacgATCCAGAATCCTATGCACATCACGGCGGGACGTGATTCTTAACAGGTACAATTTGTCCAAAGCTGTCACGTTGgcgacagtttgtaagtgaaagtcaATGTCTTGTAAATAAGCGTGAACGTCATGACCTCCTGCAGGATCTGGATTGAACGTAGGGATGTTTCTGGCTAGCTTGTCAAGTTCTCGGGGAGCTGTGCAGGGTTTAGTGGCATGCGTTCTCTGGAAGGGCTCTCCCCCCTCCATTGCTGACAGGTGTTCTTGGAAGCTGGCTGGTGATGTCTTGAGCCATGGGCTTACGACCCCCTTTTCAGCTCTGGGTTCTTGGCTGAAAGGGTTGGAGTGGCGGGCCGGGGGAGAAACTctatggtgtgtgtttctctgttccagccactctgtaatctgtaagaatgtttcagttcagcATGAACAGTGTCATGTTCATCTTGGAGCTCGTCTCTCTGCAGAGTAAGCTTGTCGATTTTTGCTCGGGCCGCTTGCAAGTGTTTTTCACAGGCCCTGGCTTTAgagtctctttctttcagttcagtctttgctctctctAGGAGAGTGTCACATTGCTGGAGTTTTTCGTTGAGTTCCTTTTGGGCTTCTCTCTCCAACTGTCCTCTTTGGTCTGTGTCGAGGCGAAGATCTTGcagggcattttgaagtctttCTACTTCTTTCTGTAGCTCTGGATCTGTGGCGTCCTCTTTCTCGGGCTGGTTCTGGGTCTCGAGGAGGAGCTGATCAAGGCGACTCTGGGTTCGGGCCTGGTCCTTCCAGGCCTCCCTCCGCTTGAAGCATAAGTGTTGCTGCTTGCTGTTTCAGGTCGATGTTGCTCCATTCACTGAGCCGTGCCTGGGTGACGAGAATGTGAACTAGGCTTCCGAGGATCCTGGCGAGCTCTTTGTAGTTGTAGCTTTGGGTTGGATCGTGTGCCGTCAGTTCATCTGGCTCGGTGTCCAGTTGCTCTTGGTTTAGGTGCTGCAGGTTACTGGCGTCCTTGGGCAGGAAGGGGGTCGTCACTGCTTTCAACCATGTCGAGGGGTTGCCCCCGTGGACTGCTGGACTGGATGAACGGAACATCCTGGCTCAGTGTaggtgagagaaacacagcatacacacaaagaGACCAATGCAAGTTCGTTCTACGGTTAACGAGCTATACTCATACGGGCTATGCCGTTTATGAGAATTTTGGGGCTTACTGATGCAAACAGTCAGACAGTTCGCGGAGCCAATTAACTTGGGTCAACGGAGGACCTGAAATGGAGATTTGACAGGCAGTAGCCTAG
This genomic stretch from Cyprinus carpio isolate SPL01 chromosome B9, ASM1834038v1, whole genome shotgun sequence harbors:
- the LOC122138348 gene encoding uncharacterized protein LOC122138348, which produces MFRSSSPAVHGGNPSTWLKAVTTPFLPKDASNLQHLNQEQLDTEPDELTAHDPTQSYNYKELARILGSLVHILVTQRREAWKDQARTQSRLDQLLLETQNQPEKEDATDPELQKEVERLQNALQDLRLDTDQRGQLEREAQKELNEKLQQCDTLLERAKTELKERDSKARAYSDHGLLNAMDLKQGRLENPQTFYSQLRKAYFGARNEPGMEQDVNFKTLFLRNLHASWSFHLGVSACPCSMSTQESWDLAHKAYTKQKTISEKTVKNPTIYSVSEHCSELTLEGAPQHHSHRPFYRESRPFQASRGLHNRGGARPKHQSKRYERFWDRRPKKSRSPPSRTQSPDSRQWNHSRHDTDKKDEPPDILCLSIRTETNTLSNCHLTEPSTPNTARHPQTTELTVTSQGDSITQAPQLTAAHPERDSTVPHTRYNNPKVPENAVLATCLRSELHETGPNHPSIVTPAPMPTFLGNLVEKGVGRKLHLNITLGKGVSMEALINTGSDLTVISSQLFKRLQFEAKRQDRTLTPQTCELNVQSYSQNDIRFDKVASIHLTIGPMSLVHPVYISPMDTYPLLIGKDLLDRFEPLLDFKQLKVWAQVRETLPLQPHRSPVTDCQVTEVTGTPTEPDCQVTELTGTPAASHGYTASTTNQGSSSLLCTLVNEQGTVIPAYTKGVAARLNMRCGQTLNHTLGFFQPSPECVELGLTLEATPLTEVSSHIVYILCNNWTVTDINIPKAYRLGWLVSHDFHDFERVRPVIGPIPPALIPEGSTDKTLFTAPFKFIAITSVMSVTKDQVCRTELTEDQHLAVYTVSHQSVSETDEPATPLNTKPTDDTPMEKPYPCFESPVQRILQDANALQSDTVRQGLRQVLYKFKESCAKDSLDCGLTNLHMVHIPTHPDAPPTFVKQYKIPIASHEPVQEMIESMLEKGVIRPRNSTYSAPIWPVLKPNGE